The genomic interval AAAGTAAAGTGGGAACCATAATCTTCAGCAGAGGCATAAGGTGATGGGATTTGTTTGTAGAACATTAGGGATGGAGGTAGAATTATACAGGAAAGTGAAGAACCAGAATGAATGATTATTTTACGGTATCTCTTAAAAGTGGATATGATAAAGAAAATTACAATGTCAAAGATGAGTTTCAGATGTCCATTCTGGTTTAAATTATCAACGAATCAGTTTTGATGCAACTTTCATCACTAGTGCATACCaacatggttttgttttggttttggttttgctaTAATCAGCATAGGAAGAAGGAAATCAGACCAGAGTTGATGTTGTCTTGGGAGAACTGGGATTCCTGAATTTTAGTGCAATGCCATAGCAGGAGAGGTTAGATAAAGCCCTAGTATTCCTAGGCCTCTAGGGTCCAGGAATACATTTTAGTCTGAAGGCACGCTGGCTTAAATTCTGGTGTAATAAGTTAATAATATGGCTTTTCTCACGCATTTGACCAAGATTCCATGACTAACAATATGTATACATCTTCCTAGCTGATCATTCTGGCTAGTGGTGGACCCCAAGCTTTAGTAAATATAATGAGAACCTACACTTATGAGAAACTACTGTGGACCACAAGCCGAGTACTGAAGGTGTTGTCTGTCTGCTCTAGTAATAAGCCGGCTATTGTAGAAGCTGGTAAGTATGTATATTTCAAGATCTTGTGTACAGTGTCTGTAATTCTGATTAGATTACTTACTTTAGGACAAGGGGAATTTACCAACTGAAAGTAGATAGTCCTATTGAATTTTGCCAAGATCACATTCAAAAAAGGGTATGTTCTGCTTGTCCCAGGTTTGgtgctatttaaatttaattaaactcACATGCAGTGTTTTGCTTTGGTATTCTGTATTGTCAGTGAGCTGTTGGTCTGTTGTGAAAAACAGTTTTTACTATTTCTACTGTTCCTCTGTTGTTTtccctgtaaatatttttaatgaggcAAGTATTGTGTTagtttatattgtgtacatgttgGTGgtaggaaaaaagagaacatgGTTTGCACTAGGGTCTTTTGTTAGAAGTCTTGGAAACCGTTACTTTTCAGCTATCTAGCgtcctttcttctttctataaCCCACCTAGTATCATCTACCTAGATTCTCAAACCAAGCTTCAGATCACTActgagagaggaaaaatataaaggcatttaatagaagaaaatgttgggaTATAGAGTTGGTAACACACTTTGTCCTGTTTGTTAATAGTAATTTTACTTGAGAATTTATGGGAAAGAAGGGGATTATGATTGCCTGGATTGGCTTGCTGACAGTGGGATCCATAAGCTTGAGCTAGGCAAGTATGGCTGAATTCATAGAACAAGAGGATGTAAATTCTGTAAGCTTTTCCAGAGACCACCcgtattatttgtttaaaagtaCACATAATTAGGCTAACTTAATCATAAtccctaaaatgttttttttttaagtaaagataAACAATTTATTTGAAATGACAAAAGGTCTGTTGGTAGCTTAAAATTTATGGAATGGAAGCCTAGgaatattctattctttttctttttctttctttttttttttttttaagatttccagTAAGTTATTCTAATGTTTGTTTACTCTGAACATACTTAGCACCTAATGTATTTTAAGCAATGGATTAGGCACATGATATACCTTGGGTAACACATAGGGTTCCTGTGCTTATTCTCAATCTGGGGAATGTGACAAAAATAAATTGGAATGCATGTTATGTGAGAAATGAATAGcaaataatgaaaacagaattAATGGTGATGGGAACTGGCTAATTGGAAGGGGCATTACtacaaaggaaatattaaatgGGACTGCATGATAAGAAGGAGCCCTTTCTACTGTCTAAATGGGGATAGTGGTGGTAAATGCTTTGAaggtagagaaaagaaagaaatgtgtagTATGAGTAGGAAAGAGATTGTGGAGCTTCACGTGCTGAAGAAGAACATGTAGATAGATAGAATTTGGTAATAGGGTGAATGTCCCAGTGGTTGATGAATTAGACAGGACAATATCATGCAGGACTTTCTAGGCTCCTTTTGTTTCTGGAGTTGTGTGCTTTATTCCAATTTTGGTGTAACTTCGGTTAGTTTGGAAGAATCGGTGGGATCTGAATTCTAAAGGGTTCCCTAAGGTTATATTTATCTTAAAGATAATAAGAaaccataaacattgatgtggctgtgtcctagtaatatgctgtttttaaggggCACAGCCATTTCAGtgtttatagcggcacaattcacaatagctaaactgtggaaccaacttagatgcccttcagtagatgaatggataaaaaaatgtggcatatatacacaatggaatattactgagcaataaaagagaataaaaccatgacatttgcaggtaaatggatggcgttggagaagatcccaaaaaaatgccgaatgttttctctgatataaggaggttgattcatagtggggtagggagtgggagggtgagaggaatagatgaactctagataggacagaggggacGGGAGAGGATagagggttagcaaggatggtggaatgtgatggacacttatccaaagaacatgtatgaagacacgaattggtgtgaacatactttatatacaaccagagatatgaaaaattgtgctgtatgtgtgtaagaattgtaatgcattctgctgccattttttaaaaaatcaattaaaaaaattttaaaaagtagagggAAACCATCATAAACAgggaaacaatttttttagtgTACCAGTTTTTGCCAGGAGAATATTGATATATATTAAATTTGGGTCTCTGGGTTTGCcttataaaatttactattttgtaTATAGCCCCTGGTGGGATTTTAACTCTTCAGCCcagtgaaataaaaacagaaaggagaactCTCTACCTAAAATTACTGATCCTACCAAATAAACACAAGCTTTTCTCTCCTTACCATAGTCCATTTgcctcaaattatttaaaaatctctgtataaacctgttgcaaaagaaaaaaaaaagctaacaagAAACTTTGGTTGTTGAGCAGTGCATAGCACCAGAGCAATGCGTTTGGAATATTAATACTAACATTGTGTGGATCAATAGTGTGTCCAAAAGTTTAAAGAGAACCAGATCACTGAGATGTTATAATAGGAatgaaatactttgtttttagaGATATATATGGCAAATTTGTCAATGTTTGAGACTTCTGAAAGATTCAGATAATATAATAGTAAGGGACTAAGGGAGCAATCAAAAATGGTTTGTGGTGGGGAGAACACAGGTACTGTGAAGATAAATGAAACTATCAGAAggattgcttgtttttttttttttttttcttaaaataagaagctGGCATATTCAGAGTGACTGAAAGATAAATAGGTATCTGGTAAACTGTATGGTACCAGGATGCAGGTGAAGGCAGAACTAGAAATTTTAGAAGTTCTTTTAGTCTATGAAGgttaaaataggaagaaaagtgGAGAGGGTCGGGGACAGTGCCTCAAAGTCATCTGCCTGGGACTTTCACCCTAGACCTGCCAAATCAGAATGGTTGTATGTTTTTAAAGTCTCTTGAGATATTCTGATGAGCATGATCCATTCTCTTAGTGTTGATAACTGTGTAGAGGGAGGGAATGAAGTCTTAGTGGAAAAGAAAGTTGTCATTTAACAAATTCAGAGCATCAGTTTTATGCAGATCACTGTAGCTGGAGCTACTGCGAGGAAAGAATCTGAGAGAGATGATCTGATGAATGAACAAGGGAAAGTGTCTCTCACTGCATTCAGAAATGTTATTAGTTCAAGAGAGATGGGTGAAGTTAAACTAGTATGGGATTGGGTTTCATTTTATATGACTTTTCCAGAATAAATTTCTCCCATTAAAGGTCATAAATGATGGAAAGTGTGAACCTTTAGGCTAATATATTTTGGAGTCAGTGACATTTGTTATAAGATAgagtcttactatgttgctcaTACTGGCTCAAGCTATCTTTCTGCCTCAACTTACCGATTAACTGAGACTACAAGCACataccaccacaccaggcccGTCAGTGACTTTTATATGGCCACCTTTCAGAATTGGTTTCTACCCCAGGAATTTACATAGTTACTTCAAGACCTTTGCTCAAATGTCACTCTCACACTGAAGTGACCTAATTACCTACTTAAAATTGCAGTGTGCCCCCCAATTATcctatgttgtttttctttgtagtGCTTAGAATacctgtattttaatttattaattgtatatttGGTATCTGCTGCTTCCCTCATACTAGTGTATGTGCAGCTCAGAACAGGGTctggtactaaataaatattttttaaatgactgcatggatgaaaagaaataagtaatatAACTATTACCTACAAGGGGGCAATGAAGGTAATGAAGACGTTTTccatataggaaaagaaggaacGGTAGATATTTCACAGAAGTTGTCACTAGTGAGGTGAATTGTTAAAGAAGAACCAAAGTACACCCTGGAAAATCAGGAATAAAGTAGTCAAGGAGGTGGGGAGATTGACTTTGAAAATAAAGAGGGAGATTTATGTGACTGTAGAAGACATTGAGAACTTTCAGGAATGTATAGCTTAATGGCCGTTGCATTATATCCTTTGTAATTTTCTAGGTGGAATGCAAGCATTAGGACTTCACCTGACAGATCCAAGTCAACGTCTTGTTCAGAACTGTCTTTGGACTCTTAGGAATCTTTCAGATGCTGCAACTAAACAGGTAAATTCTGAGGCAGCTGGTGCTTTGGTGATAGGATTTAGATGAATATGTACTAAGCATTTGTTTTTATCTCCATAGGAAGGGATGGAAGGTCTTCTTGGGACTCTTGTTCAGCTTTTGGGTTCAGATGATATAAATGTGGTCACCTGTGCAGCTGGAATTCTTTCTAACCTCACTTGCAATAATTACAAGAACAAGATGATGGTGTGCCAAGTGGGTGGCATAGAGGCTCTTGTACGTACTGTCCTTCGTGCTGGTGACAGGGAGGACATAACTGAGCCTGCCATCTGTGCTCTTCGTCATCTGACTAGCcgacatcaggaagcagaaatgGCCCAGAATGCTGTTCGCCTTCACTATGGACTACCAGTTGTCGTTAAACTCCTACATCCACCATCCCATTGGCCTCTGATAAAGGTATGTTGTCAAATAGAATGCCGTCAGAATTGAAAATGATCCACCTTTAGCTATTGGATGACTGTCTAGGCATAGGGATTGATAAATAGGAATTGTATTCCTTAAGAACTGTGGCTGGAATGAGGTTCGGATTCTGAAATTTTGTGTAGTTGTTATTGCTTTTTAGTTAATGCCAATCGTTTTAGTGATAATTATAGGCTAAAAAAGTGATTTTGTTGATTTGTATGCCATTTCTTTCCCTCTTATCTACAGGCTACTGTTGGATTGATTCGAAATCTTGCCCTTTGTCCAGCAAATCATGCACCTTTGCGTGAACAGGGTGCCATTCCACGACTAGTTCAGCTGCTTGTTCGTGCACATCAGGATACCCAGCGTCGTACTTCCATGGGTGGAACACAGCAGCAGTTTGTGGTAGGTGAATCTTTACTATAATATCTGGCATTTTAAAGGAATGTATAAATTGAAAACTTCCTCAGTTATTGGCTCACCCAACCCTCTAACTGCAGGACTGATGAtgatgaaaaaaactaaaatgtttctatgGCTGCAAAGAAGATACAGAGTAAAGTGGTCCCTAGTGACGTTTTCTAGGACATGTTTTTGGCATGGTCTTGAGCAGAAAATGTGGGAGTATAATTTGCTACTGTAGGGTTAGAAACTTAATGAGTACTGTCATTTAATGCATACAGAGGCTTACCTACTTAGGAAATTCAGTAGAGCCTTAATTTGAATACCAGTCTGTATGATTTTAGAGCTTCTTATCCTCCACTAAAAGATATGTTTTGCTATAAATGCTTTACAGGTCTTTTTACTGTGTCTTCCATGTGAGGTTTTAAACTATTTTCAGACCTAAGAATATAACATAGAGTTCAAGAATAAGTAATACGATTTTTGAAATCTTTACCCATAATATTCTCATCCTAAAGCTCTCATGTCAAGTTAGTCTCTTAAAACTAAGTGTATAATCTTGTAAAGATAAAAACACTTCTGATTCCTGAGACCTTCAAGATTCCGAACTTGAAAAAGTTTTCTTATTTAACCCATTTTTGTCCCttgtcccagatgtggaacacacctataaaaacttaatacatttatatataattctgtaatatatgcttatataatAGTAAGAATATGATTATATTATGtacctgtgtcaatttcattgcAATAGCCACAGAATATAGAAAACTTGGGATTGGGTAAAATTaggttatttttaaacaaagacaAACCCTACTGGAAAAGATCTTAGGATTCCCATATTGCTAATTGTTCTGTGTATTCACTCaaataaatggagaaaggaaagtcACAATATGTTATTGACCCATTTCCATGAGGTAGCTTAATAGAATGCGGATGGGaatcttttataaaatttcaaagaaggaAGTTGTTTATAAAGCCACTGAAAGCAGaatcataacaaaacaaaacaaaaaaattaacccagaaacagaaagcataTAATAAACACTTTACAAAAGCTAACTTCCTTCTTCTATATAGTTATTGTTAAAATAGTCTTGGTAGACATAAAGAGTAGATTAACTAAGTAAGTATTTCACCAAATAAATGTAGGTGTCCAAAAATAGGGAAAATAGCAAGAGGTAGTCTGAGCATTATTCTGTGTGTCATCTCAAACCCTCTTACCTAGCATGGTTGGTATCTTAGTATAAGAGAATTACCTTTGGGGGAATCAAGGTGCACAGAAATAGCAGAATTGGTCATTGGTGTCCCTAGGGTTTTGTTGTGGTACTACTGGGGACTTGCATTTTCATTTACCCCTTGCATGGTGCACATATATTATAGTTATATTAtactgtttaggaaataatgacaagcaAAAATTGTGTGTGTTCAGAATAGGCCCAGTTCTTTCACTTCAAATATTAATGAtttgtggttggttgaatctgcagatatgGAACCCATAGATATAGAGGGCTGCTTGCTTTGTGTACAGCCCTGGGTATGGAGGAGGGGTGCTGCTTGGAATTAGTGCTGCCGGGCGCCTCCTTTCAGTGACATTTCACATGATGGAATCCTCCCTCGTTCCTGAACTAATTGTAGATTATGGGGACCTTGGGGTATATAAGTGAATAATTATAGTCTAGTAATTGCTGCTCAGAATGAAAAgcttttcaagttttataaacTTTAGAGAGAAGACTACCCTATTTGTTAACCATATTTCTTTCGGTAGGAGGGTGTCCGCATGGAAGAAATAGTTGAAGGTTGTACTGGAGCCCTTCACATCCTAGCTCGGGATGTTCACAACCGAATTGTAATCAGAGGACTAAATACCATTCCATTGTTTGTGCAGGTATGTGTTGTTTTCAAGTGAGGTATTCTGGATCTAGATTTTATATGTTCTTACgttttcagaaaattaaagagaCCAAAATAGAGACACCAAtacttaattttatgaaaatgtccttcattttcctttgtcattAGAAGGAGAAACAGTGAGACTAGACCTTCAAGAAGAGGGGAGAAACTTCACATTACATTTTTAGGGTTGCTCAGGTTTGGAGGATGGAAGCTGGCCTGCCAGGGCACAGGCATCCAACCAGCTCTGGTTTTTCTAGATCTTAGATTCAAATGGCCTCTGAAGAAAGGATTTGTAACTCAAGAGTATTCTAGATAGAATTCCAGTGTTCTAGAGCATTATACAACCTAGGACCTAAATTCAGAGAATATGATTTGAAACCAATAAATGCTGCTCACACTCCCAATTGGGAATGTTTGCACCACAGTGGGGTGCTTGCCAtgcttttaattttagatttaattaGGTCTTGTTTATGTGTTTTCTCCTTAGCTGCTTTATTCTCCCATTGAAAATATCCAAAGAGTAGCTGCAGGGGTCCTCTGTGAACTTGCTCAGGACAAGGAGGCTGCAGAAGCTATTGAAGCAGAGGGAGCCACAGCTCCTCTGACAGAATTACTTCACTCTAGGAATGAAGGTGTGGGTAAGTAGAAAAGGAACAAAAGCCTTTTAGTGGATAATGTGCGGACAGTAAAGCCTCAGCTTTTCCTCAATggccatttttctcttcctttcccagcAACGTATGCAGCTGCTGTTCTATTTCGAATGTCTGAGGATAAGCCACAGGATTATAAGAAACGGCTCTCAGTTGAGCTAACCAGTTCCCTCTTCAGAACAGAGCCTATGGCTTGGAATGAGGTAGGCAAATGTGTTCACATTGATCTGGTAGTTTGCTAGAGCAGATTGCTAGATTGTTGTTTGCAGCACTCAGTATATGTTCATTTTCATTGATGATATCCCTGGATTGAGTGTTGGTTGTCTTTATGCTGTTCAGCAACTGCTTTGAGGAAGAAGGAAGTAACCAGTTCAGAATCATCATAAACAAGTTGTCCCTTAGAATTCATAAGGAAGATAATAGATTAAAAGGTTTATCGTATATTTTTGAGGAAGGGTATATAGGAAAGAGGCAGAGGCAGTGTTAAGCAGTTAATTCAAGTCAATTTattgatacttttttaaaaatagtttttcatatcTATAACGAATACAAGTAGAAACAAATTTTTCTTCAGTACAGGATTTCATTGAAACACTGTAGTAAACAAAATTAAAGCCAACCTGGAAGTCTGTTTTACCCACCCTATAATAATAGACTACAGAACATAGTCATAGTCATacaatatatttgttgaattaatggaaagaaaaaaaaaaaccttagattGCCAATTTAACAGTGAGTAATGTGTTAGTTGGGTTTTTAATAGACATTAACATGTTCCAACTTGAGCCACCCATCCCCTATGCCAAACCTATTCTCATAGGTCTTCTCTGTCTTAGTTAATGGCAACTTTGTTCTTCCAGCTGCTCAGGCTAAAAATCATCTCTTTTTCCTACAGTACATTCTGTCAGCAGCTCcttggagggggcatgggggcattGTGCCCATTGGGTTAATTGCTATATCTCTAGCACCAAAAGTGCAGTGTCTGGCATATAGTAAGTGGTTAGTATGTTTAAAGAAttagttaaatgttttctctttgcacacaattaaaaataatatccttGAGGGAGGGATGTTTAAAGGACtctgatttttaaagtgtttttgtaATATTGCCTTCCATGACTTTTGTAATCTTCAGAGAATGTAAGAAAGTATAAGttgagaattttcattttttccttgtatTCTTTCTTACCTTGTACTCATTTATCTAGACTGCTGATCTTGGACTTGATATTGGTGCCCAGGGAGAGCCCCTTGGATATCGCCAAGATGGTATGTGTCTCATATTTCTCCATATTTAACTCCAGACCAtgataaagttataaaattttatgacagAGCCAGTTTGCTCATCTGGGAAACCAGTGTTGGCAGGAAAGTAGTGGCTGCAATTAAAGGCAGTTCTTAAATTCCAGAGTCAGcagtagtatttttttaattgagcatAGGGAATTTTGAACCACACACACTGAGCGTGCAGCAGGATCACACCACCAAATACACGTCACTTCTGGGTTTGTGCTGTGTAGGATGTTCCAGTTGCctggctttttattctttttggtcaGAGAATCCATAATACCTTTGTCTGCAAATCTATAAGCTCAGATGGGGGGGTATGTGTGTGTCAGTACTTATGTAGTTAGTTTTGAAAAGCTAATTTGAATCTGGATAATGAAGATGAAGCATAGAGTAGACTAATAACTCTTAACCTTCTTAAATTCATAATCTCATCTAGTTTTACCTAATCCCTAAACTCTGAAACTCATAGCCTTCTTACCATGACAGATCAATGTCAACCCTTTTTAAGGTGTCATTGGAAAGAGTgtcttgagttttgttttttgtaggtATAACCAAAACTTCACCCCATCACACTGCCTTGTTATTATTTCCCTAATCAATGCCTAAGAGGCCACACAGTGGATTGCCGTTTTTTTCCTCGGGCACCTTAAGTCTCTTCCAGGGTAAAAGCAGAGTGTTCAAGAGTTTGTGGATGGTATGACTGAAACCGCTGGTGTGCTTCTAGTGAAACACATGGCTTATGTGGTCTCACGGGTGGCCTGGCTCTTGAGGCCTACAGTGAGTCACTGCTTGGCTCAAGAAAGCTAGAGGTTCAAGAGGTTGGAAAGGACTGTTTTCTGACAAGTTTGCTACTAAACTGTGGCTGCCCTAACCTCAATGTCAACCTGTGTGTTTCCTCTCCCATTTTGTTGCCACCCCAAATTTTCTAGATCCCAGCTATCGCTCTTTTCACTCTGGTGGATACGGCCAGGATGCCTTGGGTATGGACCCCATGATGGAGCATGAGATGGGTGGCCATCACCCTGGTGCTGACTATCCAGTTGATGGGCTGCCAGATCTGGGACATGCCCAGGACCTCATGGATGGGCTGCCTCCAGGTGACAGCAATCAGCTGGCCTGGTTTGATACTGACCTGTAAATCATCCTTTAGGTAAGAAGTTTAAAAAAGCCAGTTTGGGTAAAATACTTTTACTCTGCCTACAGAACTTCAGAAAAGACTTGGTTGGTAGGGTGGGAGTGGTTTAGGCCTATTTGTAAATCTGCCACAAAGATATATACTTTGAAAGGAGATGTCTTGGAACATTTGGATGTTCTCAGATTTCTGGTTGTTATGTGATCATGTGTGGAAGTTATTAACTTTAATGTTTTTTGCCACAGCTTTTGCAACTTAATACTCAAATGAGTAATATTTGCTGTTTTAAACATTAATAGCAGCCTTTCTCTCTTTATACAGCTGTATTGTCTGAACTTGCATTGTGATTGGCCTGTAGAGTTGCTGAGAGGGCTCGAGGGGTGGGCTGGTATCTCAGAAA from Urocitellus parryii isolate mUroPar1 chromosome 3, mUroPar1.hap1, whole genome shotgun sequence carries:
- the Ctnnb1 gene encoding catenin beta-1, whose protein sequence is MATQADLMELDMAMEPDRKAAVSHWQQQSYLDSGIHSGATTTAPSLSGKGNPEEEDVDTSQVLYEWEQGFSQSFTQEQVADIDGQYAMTRAQRVRAAMFPETLDEGMQIPSTQFDAAHPTNVQRLAEPSQMLKHAVVNLINYQDDAELATRAIPELTKLLNDEDQVVVNKAAVMVHQLSKKEASRHAIMRSPQMVSAIVRTMQNTNDVETARCTAGTLHNLSHHREGLLAIFKSGGIPALVKMLGSPVDSVLFYAITTLHNLLLHQEGAKMAVRLAGGLQKMVALLNKTNVKFLAITTDCLQILAYGNQESKLIILASGGPQALVNIMRTYTYEKLLWTTSRVLKVLSVCSSNKPAIVEAGGMQALGLHLTDPSQRLVQNCLWTLRNLSDAATKQEGMEGLLGTLVQLLGSDDINVVTCAAGILSNLTCNNYKNKMMVCQVGGIEALVRTVLRAGDREDITEPAICALRHLTSRHQEAEMAQNAVRLHYGLPVVVKLLHPPSHWPLIKATVGLIRNLALCPANHAPLREQGAIPRLVQLLVRAHQDTQRRTSMGGTQQQFVEGVRMEEIVEGCTGALHILARDVHNRIVIRGLNTIPLFVQLLYSPIENIQRVAAGVLCELAQDKEAAEAIEAEGATAPLTELLHSRNEGVATYAAAVLFRMSEDKPQDYKKRLSVELTSSLFRTEPMAWNETADLGLDIGAQGEPLGYRQDDPSYRSFHSGGYGQDALGMDPMMEHEMGGHHPGADYPVDGLPDLGHAQDLMDGLPPGDSNQLAWFDTDL